The Flaviramulus sp. BrNp1-15 genome has a window encoding:
- the cls gene encoding cardiolipin synthase gives MLEYVKNNLWSILIILNYIIAVSAVITILLKNINPTKTLSYIIVLVFFPFLGVLVYYLFGQEYRKNKIFTRKHILNKNVVKAINKELELNKKELERVNDYLDEKVRLVKLMHSNENEPLTLNNKIDILKNGDVKFKRLIEDIESAKHHVHLEYYIVKDDTIGTKLLNLLCEKAKEGIEVRLSYDDVGSKISGRMKAKLTNSGVLHHPFMPVLFSRFTGKMNYRNHRKIAVIDGRIGYVGGINVGDEYLNENDTRYWRDTHLRITGDAVKSIQIHFFSTWDFVSDEQPKIYKSYFPEVEEKQKQIGLQIAASGPDTDWANIMEVILTAIITATDYVYITTPYFVPNDEIITALQIAAKSGVDVRLMIPEKSDSWVVKHASNSYLECLLRANIKVYKYSKGFVHAKTMVVDDIFSTVGTSNMDYRSFNINFEINSLIYDKENSILLKQHFLDDIKESNEVDYVTYLKRSKFDKLKESYCRLWSPLI, from the coding sequence ATGCTGGAATATGTAAAGAATAACCTCTGGAGTATACTTATAATTTTAAATTATATAATTGCAGTTTCAGCTGTAATAACTATTCTTCTTAAAAATATAAATCCCACCAAAACATTATCATATATAATAGTTTTGGTGTTCTTTCCTTTTTTGGGTGTTCTTGTTTATTATTTATTTGGTCAGGAGTATCGAAAAAATAAAATCTTCACAAGGAAGCATATTCTAAATAAAAATGTAGTAAAAGCTATTAATAAAGAGTTAGAGCTTAACAAAAAAGAGCTAGAACGGGTTAATGATTATTTAGACGAGAAAGTTAGGTTAGTTAAATTGATGCATAGTAATGAAAATGAGCCTCTTACTTTAAATAATAAAATTGATATCTTGAAAAATGGAGATGTTAAATTTAAACGTCTAATTGAAGATATAGAATCTGCTAAACATCATGTGCATTTAGAATATTACATAGTAAAAGATGACACCATAGGCACAAAACTTCTTAATTTATTATGTGAAAAAGCTAAGGAAGGTATAGAAGTAAGATTGAGTTATGATGATGTAGGTAGTAAGATTTCTGGTAGAATGAAAGCTAAATTAACGAATTCTGGTGTGTTGCATCACCCGTTTATGCCTGTTTTATTTTCAAGATTTACAGGGAAAATGAATTATAGAAATCATCGAAAAATAGCGGTTATTGATGGTAGAATTGGATATGTTGGTGGAATTAATGTTGGAGATGAATATCTTAATGAAAATGATACAAGATATTGGAGAGATACACATTTAAGAATTACTGGTGATGCAGTTAAATCGATACAAATCCATTTTTTTTCTACCTGGGATTTTGTTTCAGATGAACAACCAAAAATATACAAATCTTATTTTCCAGAAGTAGAAGAAAAACAAAAACAAATAGGTTTACAAATTGCTGCAAGTGGTCCAGATACAGATTGGGCTAATATTATGGAAGTTATATTAACCGCTATTATTACGGCTACAGATTATGTCTATATCACAACACCTTATTTTGTTCCTAATGACGAAATAATTACTGCATTGCAAATTGCTGCAAAAAGTGGAGTAGATGTTAGGTTAATGATTCCAGAAAAATCAGATTCTTGGGTTGTAAAACACGCTTCTAACTCTTATTTAGAATGTTTGCTAAGGGCCAATATTAAAGTTTATAAATACAGTAAAGGATTTGTACATGCTAAAACTATGGTGGTAGATGATATATTTTCTACAGTAGGTACATCAAATATGGATTACAGGAGTTTTAATATAAATTTTGAAATCAATTCTTTAATTTATGACAAAGAGAATAGTATACTGCTAAAACAACATTTTTTAGATGATATAAAAGAAAGTAATGAGGTAGATTATGTAACCTATTTAAAACGCTCTAAATTTGATAAATTAAAGGAATCCTATTGTAGACTTTGGTCGCCTTTAATATAA